From a region of the Odoribacter splanchnicus DSM 20712 genome:
- a CDS encoding COG3014 family protein, which produces MKFRFCIVLFLCWIVSSCATWYQRTAAFQDAVSKGEFEQAEKLLQKDKKQARDKNKILYYLNQGYVEFMLGHYEKSNQAFEIAEQLTEDQQRNLLTEAAVLISNPEIRPYRPEDFEVIMINFYKALNYLQLNNMEDALVEVRKINIRLQQLNDKYPDHKNRYQRDAFAQLLMGLIYDAAGDYNNAFIAYRNAYNTYQTDYLKNFGLAAPEQLEKDLLRTAYQSGLTQELAGYEKEFQQKYTPAPLPANGQLVFFWLNGFGPVKAEWGITFTKIDKGDGVIVFHNEELGLTFPFFWGNGYSENDRNSLANIDVVRVVFPKYVERPRPFTQGVISYDGKNYTLQMAEDINQIAFKTLHDRMLRELSNSLLRVGIKQGLKYATSKQNEWLGLAVSLTNAITEKADTRNWQTLPYSISYARVPLQASENNIELKFSGNHPGTQDLQKLTIPANGKRTRFFVYTTL; this is translated from the coding sequence ATGAAATTCCGGTTTTGTATCGTCCTATTCCTTTGTTGGATCGTTTCAAGTTGTGCCACCTGGTATCAACGCACAGCCGCATTTCAGGATGCTGTAAGTAAAGGCGAGTTCGAGCAAGCTGAAAAACTCCTGCAAAAGGATAAAAAACAAGCCCGGGATAAAAACAAAATACTGTATTACCTGAATCAAGGTTATGTCGAATTTATGTTAGGCCATTACGAAAAGAGTAATCAAGCTTTCGAAATCGCCGAACAGCTGACCGAAGACCAACAACGTAATCTGCTGACAGAAGCTGCCGTATTGATCTCGAATCCGGAAATCCGTCCTTATCGCCCGGAAGATTTCGAAGTGATCATGATTAACTTTTACAAGGCTCTGAACTACCTTCAGTTGAATAATATGGAAGATGCTTTGGTAGAAGTACGTAAAATCAATATTCGTCTACAGCAATTAAATGACAAATACCCGGATCATAAAAACCGTTATCAACGGGATGCATTTGCCCAATTACTGATGGGCTTGATATACGATGCTGCAGGAGATTACAATAATGCTTTCATCGCCTACCGGAATGCTTATAACACCTATCAAACCGACTATTTAAAAAATTTCGGGTTAGCTGCTCCCGAACAATTAGAAAAAGACTTGCTGCGTACAGCCTATCAATCGGGACTCACCCAAGAGTTAGCCGGGTATGAAAAAGAATTCCAACAGAAATATACCCCGGCTCCGCTCCCGGCCAACGGACAATTAGTATTTTTTTGGCTGAACGGTTTCGGGCCGGTCAAAGCAGAATGGGGAATTACTTTTACCAAAATCGATAAAGGAGACGGGGTTATCGTATTTCACAACGAAGAACTCGGTTTGACCTTTCCTTTCTTCTGGGGAAACGGATATAGTGAAAACGACCGCAATTCCCTGGCGAACATCGATGTAGTCCGGGTCGTATTCCCGAAATATGTCGAACGCCCGCGTCCTTTCACCCAAGGAGTTATCAGCTATGACGGGAAAAACTATACTTTACAAATGGCCGAAGACATCAATCAAATCGCCTTCAAAACGCTGCACGACCGCATGTTGAGGGAATTATCCAATTCGCTGTTGCGGGTAGGCATTAAACAAGGCTTGAAATATGCAACCTCCAAACAAAATGAATGGCTCGGTCTGGCCGTCAGCCTGACCAATGCAATTACAGAGAAGGCAGATACCCGCAACTGGCAAACCCTTCCCTACTCGATTTCTTATGCCCGTGTTCCTCTACAAGCCAGTGAAAACAATATCGAATTAAAGTTCTCAGGCAATCATCCCGGAACCCAGGATCTGCAAAAACTGACCATTCCTGCCAATGGTAAACGAACCCGCTTTTTCGTCTATACCACGCTATAA
- a CDS encoding dipeptidase, whose amino-acid sequence MEKLNQYIEENKERFLNELFELIRIPSISSEVEHKPDMYRCAEKWKSLLLAAGADKAEVYETEGNPVTYGEKIIDPSLPTVLVYGHMDVMPVDPVELWHTQPFEPVIKDGKIWARGADDDKGQSFMHAKAFEYMVKTGNLKCNVKFMLEGEEEIGSPSLPKFCRDHKEMLKADVILVSDTSMIAPDVPSITTGLRGLAYWEVEMVGPNADLHSGIFGGAVANPINVLCKMIGDMIDDKGHITIPGFYDDVLEVSADERAKMAKAPFNLEAYQKSLGIKAVHGEEGFSTNERTGIRPTFDVCGIWGGYTGEGAKTVLPSVAHAKISCRLVPNQKHDKIAKLFQEYFESIAPEYVKVKVSYLHGGPSYVCPIDLPAYKAAEKAYEEVYGKQPIPVRSGGSIPIIATFEEVLGIKSILMGFGLGADAIHSPNENYPLEQFFNGIRTIPLFYKHFVEDVH is encoded by the coding sequence ATGGAAAAATTAAACCAATACATCGAGGAGAATAAGGAGCGGTTTCTGAATGAGCTGTTCGAGTTGATACGTATTCCTTCTATCTCATCTGAGGTAGAACACAAGCCCGATATGTATCGTTGTGCAGAAAAATGGAAATCCCTTTTACTGGCGGCCGGTGCCGATAAAGCCGAAGTTTATGAGACCGAAGGAAATCCGGTTACTTATGGCGAAAAAATCATCGATCCGTCTCTGCCGACTGTATTGGTATACGGACATATGGACGTTATGCCTGTCGATCCGGTGGAATTGTGGCATACGCAGCCTTTTGAACCCGTGATCAAAGACGGAAAGATCTGGGCTCGTGGTGCAGACGATGATAAAGGCCAATCGTTTATGCATGCTAAAGCTTTCGAATATATGGTGAAAACCGGTAATCTCAAGTGTAATGTGAAATTTATGCTGGAAGGTGAAGAAGAAATCGGTTCTCCGAGCTTGCCGAAATTCTGCCGGGATCACAAGGAGATGCTGAAAGCCGATGTTATTCTGGTTTCCGATACCAGTATGATAGCTCCCGACGTTCCTTCTATTACTACCGGTTTGAGAGGTTTGGCCTATTGGGAGGTGGAAATGGTCGGCCCGAATGCTGATTTACATTCCGGTATTTTCGGAGGTGCTGTGGCAAATCCGATCAATGTATTGTGTAAGATGATCGGAGATATGATCGATGACAAAGGACATATCACTATTCCCGGATTTTATGACGACGTATTGGAAGTCAGTGCAGATGAGCGGGCCAAAATGGCCAAAGCTCCGTTTAATCTGGAAGCTTACCAAAAATCTTTAGGTATAAAAGCCGTACATGGCGAAGAAGGATTCTCTACCAACGAGCGAACCGGTATTCGTCCCACATTCGATGTATGTGGTATTTGGGGAGGTTATACCGGAGAAGGGGCAAAAACAGTACTGCCTTCTGTGGCCCATGCAAAAATCAGTTGCCGTTTGGTTCCCAATCAAAAACACGATAAAATTGCTAAATTGTTCCAGGAATATTTCGAATCCATTGCTCCGGAATATGTGAAAGTGAAAGTAAGCTATCTGCATGGCGGACCGTCTTATGTTTGTCCGATAGATTTACCTGCATATAAAGCTGCAGAAAAAGCATATGAAGAAGTTTATGGAAAGCAACCGATACCGGTGCGCTCGGGAGGTAGTATTCCAATTATCGCTACTTTTGAAGAAGTGCTGGGAATCAAATCTATTTTGATGGGCTTCGGACTGGGAGCCGATGCTATCCATTCACCTAATGAGAATTATCCGTTAGAGCAGTTCTTTAACGGCATTCGTACTATTCCGTTATTCTACAAGCATTTTGTAGAAGATGTGCATTAA